The following proteins come from a genomic window of Gimesia chilikensis:
- a CDS encoding DUF1501 domain-containing protein, with translation MNEPLEHSALEVSRRYFLGQGAGVGLGAMALGLLEATRSQAAEKAPAIGLPDLPHKPPKAKNVIFLTQSGGPSQIELFDYKPNLMKWAGKELPESVRGGQRLTTMTANQKQLIMPSRTKFKRYGESGATLGEWLPYHGEVADELCFIKSMNTDQINHAPAMTKFLTGHQLPGRPSIGAWSSYGLGSENRNLPDYLVLISKMKRPSDQPLYDHYWGSGFLPSRYQGVKLRNAKEPVLYLRDPDGMPRPIRRGMLDGIAELNQMRLEQTGDPEIETRIRQYEMAWRMQSSIPELNDLNDEPESTFELYGPDSRRPGSYAANCVLARRLIERGVRFVQLFHPDWDHHSRLGSWCVARCRDTDQASAALVKDLKQRGLLDETLVIWGGEFGRGVAGQGKWDSPEGGRDHHPRCFTTWLAGGGVKPGMTYGMTDEFSYNVAEDPVHVRDLHATVLHLLGIDHERFTYRHQGLDFKLTGVEPSRIVEEILV, from the coding sequence ATGAATGAGCCACTGGAACATTCGGCACTGGAAGTCTCCCGCCGCTATTTTCTGGGGCAGGGCGCAGGCGTTGGCCTGGGCGCGATGGCACTGGGACTGCTGGAAGCGACGCGCAGTCAAGCGGCTGAGAAGGCACCAGCGATTGGTCTGCCCGATCTGCCGCACAAGCCACCCAAAGCGAAGAACGTGATCTTCCTGACGCAGTCGGGGGGACCGTCGCAGATTGAACTGTTCGATTACAAACCCAACTTGATGAAGTGGGCGGGGAAGGAACTGCCCGAAAGCGTACGGGGTGGACAGCGTCTGACGACGATGACCGCTAATCAGAAGCAGCTGATTATGCCTTCGCGGACGAAATTCAAACGCTATGGCGAGAGCGGGGCGACGCTGGGCGAGTGGCTGCCTTACCATGGTGAAGTGGCGGACGAGCTCTGCTTCATCAAGTCGATGAACACCGATCAGATCAATCATGCGCCGGCGATGACGAAGTTTTTGACCGGGCATCAGCTGCCGGGGCGACCGTCAATCGGGGCCTGGTCGAGTTATGGACTGGGGAGCGAGAACCGGAATCTGCCTGACTACCTGGTGTTGATCTCCAAGATGAAGCGGCCCAGCGATCAGCCGTTGTATGATCATTACTGGGGCAGCGGATTTCTGCCGTCCCGTTACCAGGGGGTGAAGCTGCGAAACGCGAAAGAGCCGGTCTTGTATCTGCGCGATCCGGACGGGATGCCGCGCCCGATTCGGCGGGGGATGCTGGACGGCATTGCGGAACTGAATCAGATGCGACTCGAGCAGACCGGGGATCCCGAAATTGAAACCCGGATCCGGCAGTACGAAATGGCGTGGCGGATGCAGTCGAGTATTCCCGAGCTGAATGATTTAAACGACGAGCCGGAATCGACGTTTGAGCTGTATGGCCCCGATTCGCGTCGGCCCGGCAGTTACGCAGCCAACTGTGTGCTGGCACGGCGGTTGATCGAGCGGGGCGTGCGGTTCGTGCAACTGTTTCACCCGGACTGGGATCATCACAGCCGTCTCGGATCCTGGTGCGTGGCCCGCTGTCGGGATACCGACCAGGCGAGTGCCGCTTTGGTGAAAGATCTCAAGCAGCGCGGTCTACTGGATGAGACCCTGGTGATCTGGGGCGGTGAGTTCGGCCGCGGTGTGGCGGGGCAGGGAAAATGGGACAGCCCCGAAGGAGGCCGCGACCATCATCCGCGGTGCTTCACAACCTGGCTGGCCGGGGGCGGTGTGAAACCGGGGATGACCTACGGCATGACTGATGAATTCAGTTACAACGTGGCCGAGGACCCGGTGCATGTCCGCGATCTGCATGCGACTGTGCTGCATCTGCTGGGCATTGATCACGAGCGATTTACGTATCGACATCAGGGACTTGATTTTAAACTGACGGGCGTTGAACCGTCCAGAATTGTTGAGGAGATACTGGTATGA
- a CDS encoding PSD1 and planctomycete cytochrome C domain-containing protein translates to MNFSRDVLPILSDRCFHCHGPDPTHREAGLRLDLREAAIEDRDGTTAVVPGKPEQSELLARISTDDSDLLMPPVDSHRKPLTKSQVETIRKWIEQGAQWGRHWSFEPPAKVKFSAEETKQHPVDVLVQRKLAAEGLTLSPAAAKRTLIRRVSFDLTGLPPTPAEVDAFVNDDSPEAYAKLVDRLLKSKHYGERMAMWWLDLARYSDTDGFQQDATRTNWPWRDWVVQSFNANKPFDQFTVEQFAGDLLPKSTPEQQLATCFHRNHMTNGEGGRDPEESRIDYVIDRVNTTGTVWLGLTLGCCQCHSHKFDPISQADYYSLFAFFNSIDEDGKAGSRAKPYLKYKSPLVERAIKEAEQVVQDRKPLEAAARKQAEAEFEPWLAEQIQRVKQQDFQSWYQPQITGLSSVEGTVLKQEAEGIIQTSGPILRQDDYRLTASTELPRITGLRLEVFPHPSHTDGKLSRGKTGEFILTDVKLQVRREGSSQLRDIEIASAVADVEKSAKGRNYGKIKDTLDDDPRNGWTTETYSARQQHTAVFALAEPLVLEPGEELIFVMLHRSTEGDANIGRFRLLLTDQPGQAVRSLDPMPLEALAKAKVKEPDDLDPKLRKRLLEQFLVDHADYQRRKAELDRANAQLAQVKKAAGELSVMVLAERKESRKTYVLERGVWDKHGKEVSRSVPEAILPMPAEKTKDRLDLAQWLVAKENPLTARVVVNHLWQLCFGAGLVRTPGDFGLQGEAPTHPELLDWLAVELMEHNWDLQHILKLIVTSRTYQQQSDVTPELLTRDPENRLLARGARFRLPSWMIHDAALQASGLLNPAQGGPPVMPYQPPGVWAEMFMGRFTYEPSQGAAQYRRSLYAFWRRSSAPTFLFDSAQRRVCEVQPRRTNTPLQALTLLNDVTILESSRELARTAIQQEQTPAERIDFIAQQILSRVLTAREQTVLAREYEQSRDYYQSHPEAALELLDVGQPPAKSKVAPDELASWMVVASMIFNLDEAITHE, encoded by the coding sequence GTGAATTTCAGCCGTGATGTGCTGCCGATCCTTTCGGATCGTTGTTTTCACTGTCATGGTCCCGATCCCACACATCGCGAAGCCGGCCTCAGGCTGGATCTCCGCGAAGCGGCAATCGAAGATCGGGATGGTACGACGGCGGTCGTTCCCGGGAAGCCGGAGCAGAGCGAGTTACTGGCACGAATCAGTACTGATGACAGTGACCTGCTGATGCCGCCAGTGGACTCGCACCGCAAGCCATTGACGAAGTCACAGGTGGAGACGATTCGCAAGTGGATTGAGCAGGGGGCGCAGTGGGGACGGCACTGGTCGTTTGAGCCGCCCGCGAAGGTGAAATTCAGCGCGGAAGAAACAAAGCAGCATCCGGTCGATGTGCTGGTACAACGAAAGCTGGCTGCTGAAGGGCTCACGCTCTCCCCTGCTGCTGCAAAGCGGACCCTGATCCGCCGAGTTTCCTTTGATCTGACGGGGTTGCCTCCCACGCCGGCCGAAGTCGACGCGTTTGTGAATGATGATTCGCCGGAAGCGTATGCGAAACTGGTAGATCGTCTGCTGAAATCAAAACATTACGGCGAGCGGATGGCGATGTGGTGGCTGGACCTGGCCCGCTATTCGGATACGGACGGGTTTCAACAGGATGCGACCCGCACGAACTGGCCCTGGCGGGACTGGGTGGTGCAGTCGTTCAATGCGAACAAGCCCTTCGATCAGTTTACGGTCGAGCAGTTTGCCGGTGATCTGCTGCCGAAGTCGACTCCCGAGCAGCAACTGGCGACCTGCTTCCATCGGAATCACATGACCAATGGTGAAGGGGGGCGCGACCCGGAAGAGTCGCGAATCGATTATGTCATCGACCGGGTAAATACTACGGGGACCGTCTGGCTGGGGCTGACGCTGGGCTGTTGCCAGTGTCATTCGCACAAATTCGATCCCATTTCGCAGGCCGATTATTACAGCCTGTTCGCCTTCTTCAACAGCATTGACGAAGACGGCAAAGCGGGGAGTCGCGCAAAGCCTTATCTGAAGTATAAATCACCGCTGGTGGAGCGGGCGATTAAAGAGGCCGAGCAGGTCGTGCAGGACCGCAAGCCGCTGGAAGCCGCCGCCCGCAAGCAGGCGGAAGCGGAATTCGAACCGTGGCTGGCGGAGCAGATACAAAGAGTCAAACAACAGGATTTTCAGTCCTGGTATCAGCCACAGATTACCGGTCTGAGTTCGGTGGAAGGGACGGTGTTGAAACAGGAAGCTGAGGGCATCATCCAGACGAGCGGGCCCATCCTGCGCCAGGATGACTATCGGCTGACTGCATCAACGGAGCTGCCGCGGATTACCGGACTGCGACTGGAGGTCTTTCCGCATCCCTCGCACACGGATGGTAAATTATCCCGGGGGAAAACCGGTGAATTCATTCTGACTGATGTGAAACTGCAGGTGCGTCGCGAGGGGAGCTCCCAGTTACGTGACATCGAAATAGCCTCTGCGGTGGCGGATGTTGAAAAGTCAGCCAAAGGTCGCAACTACGGCAAAATTAAAGACACACTCGATGACGATCCCCGTAACGGCTGGACGACCGAGACCTACTCGGCCCGCCAGCAACATACCGCGGTGTTTGCGCTGGCGGAGCCGCTGGTGCTGGAGCCGGGGGAAGAGCTGATCTTTGTGATGCTGCATCGCTCCACCGAGGGGGATGCGAACATTGGTCGGTTCCGACTGCTGCTGACCGATCAGCCGGGGCAGGCGGTGCGGTCACTTGATCCGATGCCGCTGGAAGCACTGGCCAAGGCGAAGGTGAAAGAGCCAGATGACCTGGATCCGAAATTGAGAAAGCGGCTGCTGGAACAGTTCCTGGTGGACCATGCCGATTACCAGAGAAGGAAGGCGGAGCTGGACCGGGCGAATGCCCAGTTGGCACAGGTCAAAAAAGCGGCCGGGGAACTGTCGGTGATGGTGCTGGCCGAACGCAAAGAATCGCGGAAGACGTATGTGCTGGAGCGGGGCGTCTGGGACAAGCATGGTAAAGAAGTTTCCCGCTCGGTGCCGGAAGCGATCCTGCCGATGCCTGCTGAGAAAACAAAAGACCGGCTGGACCTGGCACAGTGGCTGGTGGCGAAAGAGAACCCGTTAACGGCGCGGGTGGTGGTGAACCATCTCTGGCAGCTCTGTTTTGGTGCCGGGCTGGTGCGGACGCCGGGCGACTTCGGTCTGCAGGGAGAGGCGCCTACACACCCGGAACTGCTGGACTGGCTGGCCGTGGAGTTGATGGAACATAACTGGGATCTGCAGCACATTCTGAAACTGATCGTCACCAGCCGGACGTATCAGCAGCAAAGCGACGTTACACCCGAGCTGCTGACCCGCGATCCCGAGAACCGCTTGCTGGCCCGCGGTGCCCGTTTTCGTCTGCCCAGCTGGATGATTCACGATGCGGCCCTGCAGGCCAGTGGACTGCTAAACCCGGCACAAGGGGGACCGCCGGTGATGCCTTACCAGCCGCCGGGTGTCTGGGCCGAGATGTTCATGGGACGCTTCACGTATGAACCGAGCCAGGGGGCGGCGCAGTACCGCAGGAGCCTGTATGCGTTCTGGCGACGTTCGAGTGCGCCGACGTTTCTGTTCGACAGTGCCCAGAGGCGGGTCTGCGAAGTGCAGCCACGTCGGACGAATACTCCGCTACAAGCGCTGACCCTGTTGAACGATGTGACGATTCTGGAATCATCACGCGAGTTGGCACGGACAGCGATTCAACAGGAGCAGACGCCGGCTGAGCGGATCGATTTCATTGCCCAGCAGATTCTGTCCCGTGTACTGACTGCTCGGGAGCAGACAGTATTGGCGCGGGAGTATGAGCAGTCACGCGATTATTATCAGAGTCATCCCGAAGCAGCGCTGGAACTGCTTGATGTAGGACAGCCTCCGGCAAAAAGCAAAGTGGCACCCGATGAGCTGGCGTCCTGGATGGTGGTCGCGAGCATGATCTTTAACCTGGATGAGGCGATTACCCATGAATGA
- a CDS encoding PSD1 and planctomycete cytochrome C domain-containing protein, with translation MTKQNRLQTARIVTIAALLLLCSSLSAAEPAPSRDQQLEFFELHIRPVLIEKCADCHTGGADAESPLALQSRGDLLKGGDFGPAIVPGNPQASLLFQSIQRTHKELKMPPDAEERLNAETLGHFKRWIEWGAPWPEEQTKARPTTDTKSAEKLTTSHWCFLPRKDVTPPTIENADWSNTAIDRFIYARLQTEQLTPVPLADRRTLIRRATYDLTGLPPTPQEITDFLNDPAADETAFASVVDRLLASPAYGERWGRHWLDVARYADTQGDVGDFPIPGAYLYRNWVIDSLNADLPYDQFLTAQLAGDILSQQESDPARARQLKIATGFIALSRRFGNTRFEDQHLTIDDTIDTIGRGLMGVTLKCARCHDHKFDPMLATDYYGLYGIFESTLYPSMGASNQPSPTQLVSAENTPGSQQKINDYWKLLSHYQHQIRNHFRPWLKPTLKEYKQVAAKIEQAKQAGKPFDKLEARRQKLLNTKQGKFRELMLHGLPWLKKEKARLVKQPPVEMLYAVIDGKPHHSRLHRRGDPENQGDVVPRQFISVISESKPDLDKQHSGRLELARWLTDPEHPLTARVIVNRLWYHHFGQGLVKTVDNFGVLGEAPSHPELLDYLASQLIAHQWSLKALHRQIMLTHVYRLDSRDQPENSRRDPDNVYLWKHTRRRLDAESIRDAMLFVSGELDREQGGPHPFIPWHKKGYSLNGPFHEVFETNKRSVYLMTQRLYKHPFLGRFNGPETNETSGSRHSSHLPTQALYLLNAPFVPRQAAALAQRIEQTYSTSAEQVELAWQLAYGRSPTESEQADTLEFLKTYQAQLAAEQTQDSATEVPSAWTGLAKVLLTSNEFFFID, from the coding sequence ATGACGAAACAGAATCGACTTCAAACTGCCAGGATCGTGACCATAGCAGCCTTACTTCTGCTGTGCAGCTCACTCTCCGCAGCGGAACCGGCCCCCTCCCGCGACCAGCAGCTTGAATTCTTCGAACTGCATATCCGCCCGGTCCTGATCGAAAAATGTGCCGACTGCCATACAGGCGGCGCAGACGCGGAAAGCCCGCTCGCCCTGCAATCCCGCGGCGATCTACTCAAAGGGGGCGACTTCGGCCCCGCCATCGTCCCCGGTAACCCACAGGCCAGCCTGCTCTTTCAATCCATTCAGCGGACCCACAAAGAACTGAAAATGCCTCCCGATGCGGAAGAGCGGCTCAATGCCGAAACACTGGGGCACTTCAAACGCTGGATTGAATGGGGCGCTCCCTGGCCTGAAGAACAGACGAAAGCACGCCCCACCACAGACACAAAGTCAGCCGAAAAACTGACCACCAGCCACTGGTGCTTCCTGCCCCGCAAAGATGTCACACCACCCACAATTGAAAATGCGGACTGGTCCAACACCGCCATCGATCGCTTCATCTATGCCCGCCTGCAAACAGAACAACTGACGCCCGTGCCTCTGGCCGACCGCAGAACACTGATCCGCCGGGCCACTTACGATCTCACCGGCCTGCCCCCCACGCCACAGGAAATCACAGACTTCCTCAACGATCCGGCTGCAGACGAAACCGCGTTCGCTAGCGTCGTCGATCGCCTGCTCGCCTCTCCCGCATACGGGGAACGCTGGGGCCGTCACTGGCTGGATGTTGCCCGTTACGCAGACACCCAGGGAGACGTCGGCGATTTCCCGATCCCCGGTGCCTACCTCTATCGCAACTGGGTCATTGACTCCCTCAACGCGGATCTCCCCTACGATCAGTTTCTCACCGCCCAGCTCGCCGGCGACATTCTCTCCCAACAGGAATCCGATCCGGCCCGGGCTCGACAACTCAAAATCGCTACCGGCTTCATCGCCCTCTCCCGCCGGTTCGGCAACACCCGTTTTGAAGATCAGCACCTTACCATCGACGACACCATCGATACCATCGGCCGCGGACTCATGGGCGTCACGCTCAAATGCGCCCGCTGTCACGATCATAAATTCGATCCGATGCTCGCCACCGACTACTACGGACTCTACGGCATCTTCGAAAGCACTCTCTACCCCAGCATGGGCGCCTCGAATCAGCCCTCTCCCACGCAACTGGTCTCCGCGGAAAACACACCCGGTTCACAACAGAAAATCAACGATTACTGGAAATTGCTCAGCCACTATCAGCACCAGATCCGCAATCACTTCCGCCCGTGGTTAAAACCGACTCTCAAGGAATATAAACAGGTCGCCGCAAAAATCGAACAGGCGAAACAAGCTGGCAAACCATTCGACAAACTGGAAGCCCGTCGGCAGAAACTCCTCAACACCAAACAAGGGAAGTTTCGCGAACTGATGCTGCACGGCCTCCCCTGGCTCAAAAAGGAAAAGGCCCGTCTGGTCAAGCAACCTCCCGTGGAGATGCTCTACGCCGTCATCGACGGCAAACCGCATCACAGCCGTCTGCACCGCCGCGGCGATCCGGAGAACCAGGGGGATGTCGTCCCCCGCCAGTTCATCAGCGTCATCTCGGAGTCGAAACCGGACCTCGACAAACAGCACTCGGGACGCCTCGAACTGGCCCGCTGGCTGACCGATCCGGAACACCCCCTCACCGCCCGCGTGATCGTCAACCGGCTCTGGTATCACCACTTCGGACAGGGACTCGTTAAAACCGTCGATAATTTCGGCGTCCTCGGTGAAGCCCCCTCCCATCCAGAGCTGCTCGATTATCTGGCCAGTCAACTGATCGCACACCAGTGGTCGCTCAAAGCCCTGCATCGACAGATCATGCTGACCCACGTCTATCGCCTCGACAGCCGGGACCAGCCGGAAAACAGTCGCCGCGATCCGGACAACGTCTACCTCTGGAAACACACCCGCCGCCGCCTCGACGCCGAATCCATTCGCGATGCCATGCTCTTCGTCTCCGGCGAACTCGACCGCGAACAGGGCGGCCCGCACCCGTTCATTCCCTGGCATAAAAAAGGCTACAGCCTCAACGGTCCCTTCCACGAAGTTTTTGAGACCAACAAACGCAGCGTCTATCTGATGACACAGCGGCTCTACAAGCATCCTTTCCTGGGTCGCTTTAACGGTCCCGAAACCAACGAAACCTCGGGCAGTCGGCACAGCTCGCATCTGCCCACCCAGGCACTCTACCTGTTGAACGCTCCCTTCGTGCCCCGGCAGGCAGCCGCCTTGGCCCAGCGTATCGAACAGACATATTCGACATCTGCAGAACAGGTGGAACTAGCCTGGCAGTTGGCCTACGGTCGCAGCCCCACCGAATCCGAACAGGCAGACACCCTTGAGTTTCTCAAAACGTACCAGGCACAACTGGCAGCAGAACAAACGCAGGATTCAGCAACAGAGGTCCCTTCCGCCTGGACCGGACTGGCCAAAGTTCTGCTCACCAGTAACGAGTTCTTTTTTATTGACTGA
- a CDS encoding prenyltransferase/squalene oxidase repeat-containing protein, which yields MVGFLRVMLVGVLSLSTSLVMADGPEPALLKASRDKAITFLKNSQNEDGTWTFSEAAGISALVTTALIESGVPLDDPTVAKALNRLSAFCQEDGRICSARSNHAGYETAVALMALQAANKSGKYDEQINKAGKFLRSLQFDESKDVKPSDLSYGGAGYSPDGGRPDLSNTAFMIQALKAAGAKDDDPAIQKALTFVSRCQNLESEYNTSPAAAKINDGGFYYTVAAGGSSPSGKTKDEGLRSYGSMTYAGLKSMIYAGLTPKDPRVKAALDWIQKNYTVQNNPGMGDNGLYYYYQLFAKALDTADLAQVKDSKGNTHDWRKELAKHLFTLQQDNGSWVNSKSNRWFEGDPNLVTAYTLLALKNCESAPSKD from the coding sequence ATGGTCGGTTTTCTTCGAGTGATGTTAGTCGGTGTCCTCAGTCTCAGTACCAGTCTGGTAATGGCGGACGGACCGGAACCGGCTCTACTCAAAGCCTCCCGCGACAAAGCGATCACCTTCCTCAAGAACTCCCAGAACGAGGATGGAACCTGGACCTTCAGCGAAGCCGCCGGCATCTCCGCCCTGGTCACCACCGCGCTCATTGAATCGGGGGTTCCCCTCGATGATCCCACCGTCGCCAAAGCACTCAACCGCTTGTCTGCTTTCTGTCAGGAAGATGGTCGCATCTGTTCGGCTCGCAGCAATCACGCTGGCTATGAAACCGCCGTCGCACTGATGGCCCTGCAGGCCGCCAACAAATCGGGCAAATATGATGAGCAGATCAACAAGGCCGGAAAATTCCTCCGCAGTCTGCAATTCGATGAAAGCAAAGATGTCAAACCCAGCGATCTCTCCTACGGCGGTGCAGGCTACAGCCCCGACGGCGGTCGCCCCGATCTCTCCAACACCGCCTTCATGATCCAGGCCCTCAAAGCCGCCGGCGCCAAAGACGACGACCCTGCGATTCAGAAAGCACTGACCTTCGTCTCCCGCTGTCAGAACCTGGAAAGCGAATATAACACATCCCCAGCTGCCGCGAAGATCAACGACGGCGGCTTCTACTACACGGTCGCCGCCGGCGGATCGTCACCTTCCGGCAAAACCAAAGACGAAGGCCTCCGCTCATACGGCAGCATGACCTATGCCGGCCTCAAAAGCATGATCTACGCCGGACTGACTCCCAAAGATCCCCGCGTCAAAGCCGCCCTGGACTGGATTCAGAAAAACTACACCGTCCAGAACAACCCCGGGATGGGCGACAACGGTCTCTACTACTATTACCAGTTGTTTGCCAAAGCACTTGACACCGCCGACCTCGCGCAGGTCAAAGACAGCAAAGGTAACACGCACGACTGGCGCAAGGAACTCGCCAAACACCTGTTTACCCTGCAGCAGGACAACGGCAGTTGGGTCAACTCCAAATCCAATCGCTGGTTTGAAGGAGACCCCAACCTGGTCACCGCCTACACGCTGCTCGCCCTGAAGAACTGCGAGTCCGCTCCCTCAAAAGATTAA
- a CDS encoding DUF1501 domain-containing protein, with product MSDSPLISRRQLLQAGLGTSAGLWLPRVLPAELAAPHHRPRAKHVIMLYMSGGYSHVDTFDPKPELTKRHDQSIGNENKAAVSGQPKVERYLKAPLWKFRPNRECGTEVSDLFPEIRKQMHEVALIRSMNCDHRDHGEATLQLHTGSTTAAMPGMGAWLSYGLKSFNPNLPSHVVISEHRPYNGPQLWDANFLPAVNTGVRVMPGNDPIPYLKSPTSHSRQQLELSLLQKLNQRHLDRRDPDSELTGRMSTFKAASGLQRQAPEALDLSRESKSTLGLYGAAQGDQASYAAQCIMARRLIERGVRFVEIIDAVGACRDNWDAAHRDMASHEKYARRVDQPIAALITDLKQRGLFEETLLVFCTEFGRSPWAQDGKGTKSRTHHPNAFSCWLAGGNVRGGVIHGESDDIGNYVVKDLVHIHDFHATILHIMGLDHEQLTYRHAGRDFRLTDVHGHVVKQILHS from the coding sequence ATGTCCGATTCTCCATTGATCTCACGACGACAGCTTCTGCAGGCTGGCCTGGGAACGTCCGCAGGTCTCTGGCTTCCCCGCGTATTGCCCGCCGAACTCGCCGCCCCCCATCACCGGCCCCGTGCCAAACATGTAATCATGCTCTACATGTCCGGAGGCTACTCGCACGTCGACACCTTCGACCCCAAACCCGAACTCACCAAGCGGCACGACCAGTCGATTGGCAACGAAAACAAAGCCGCGGTCTCCGGTCAGCCCAAAGTCGAACGCTATCTCAAAGCCCCGCTCTGGAAATTCCGCCCCAACCGGGAGTGTGGCACCGAAGTCAGCGACCTCTTCCCCGAGATCCGCAAACAGATGCACGAAGTCGCGTTGATCCGCTCCATGAACTGCGATCACCGCGACCACGGCGAAGCCACCCTGCAACTGCATACCGGCAGCACCACCGCAGCCATGCCCGGCATGGGAGCCTGGCTGAGTTACGGCTTGAAGTCATTCAACCCGAACCTCCCGTCACACGTCGTCATTTCTGAACATCGCCCCTACAACGGACCCCAGCTGTGGGATGCCAACTTTCTCCCCGCAGTCAACACCGGCGTCCGCGTCATGCCCGGCAACGATCCGATCCCCTATCTCAAATCTCCCACGTCGCATTCCCGCCAGCAGCTTGAACTCTCGTTGTTACAGAAACTGAATCAGCGGCACCTGGATCGCCGCGATCCCGATTCCGAACTCACCGGTCGCATGAGTACCTTCAAAGCCGCCTCCGGTCTCCAGCGCCAGGCCCCTGAAGCACTCGACCTCTCCCGGGAATCGAAGTCAACACTCGGACTCTACGGAGCCGCACAGGGAGACCAGGCCAGCTATGCGGCCCAGTGCATTATGGCCCGCCGTCTCATCGAACGAGGTGTCCGCTTTGTCGAAATCATCGATGCCGTCGGTGCCTGCCGGGACAACTGGGATGCTGCTCACCGCGACATGGCCTCGCACGAAAAATACGCCCGCCGCGTCGACCAGCCCATCGCCGCCCTGATCACCGACCTCAAACAGCGGGGCCTGTTCGAAGAAACCCTGCTCGTCTTCTGTACCGAATTCGGCCGCTCCCCCTGGGCCCAGGATGGTAAGGGAACCAAATCCCGCACGCATCACCCCAACGCGTTCTCCTGCTGGCTGGCCGGCGGAAATGTACGCGGCGGCGTGATTCACGGCGAATCCGACGACATCGGTAACTACGTTGTGAAAGACCTGGTCCACATCCACGACTTCCATGCCACCATCCTGCACATCATGGGACTCGACCACGAACAACTCACTTACCGCCACGCAGGACGGGACTTCCGTCTCACCGACGTGCACGGACACGTCGTCAAGCAGATACTCCACTCCTGA
- a CDS encoding alpha/beta hydrolase, producing the protein MRRWTLLSLFFAGMFCGLVSAVDAREPDAVIDIWSGLAPGETTKNTGEKLPRRENENPPATRVKNITRPQLFLYQPPAGKRNGSAVLIFPGGGYNYVVADKEGSETAQWLNSMGVTAFVVHYRTKPGKTPPERANDKLPAFSERPLQDGQRALSLVRERAKEWDLKPDQIGVIGFSAGGQAAALVTSRFGERAYPSEDATDKVSCRPDFSLLIYPWRLMDDKTGKLNEVFTVSKKTPPVFMAHAHDDHATPLSSILYYTALKNNGVGAELHIYETGGHGYGMRPVADSNVDSWTDRAADWLRLRKLASPERD; encoded by the coding sequence ATGAGGCGGTGGACGCTGCTGTCACTATTTTTTGCAGGTATGTTTTGTGGGCTGGTGAGTGCTGTTGATGCACGCGAGCCGGATGCGGTAATTGATATCTGGTCCGGGCTGGCGCCGGGTGAAACGACAAAGAACACCGGGGAAAAATTGCCGCGACGGGAGAATGAAAATCCGCCGGCAACCCGCGTTAAAAATATTACGCGACCGCAGCTGTTTCTCTATCAGCCACCGGCCGGCAAACGGAACGGGTCAGCAGTGCTGATCTTTCCCGGCGGGGGCTATAACTACGTGGTCGCCGACAAAGAGGGTTCAGAGACGGCCCAGTGGTTAAATTCGATGGGGGTCACGGCGTTTGTGGTGCACTATCGGACCAAGCCTGGCAAGACTCCCCCCGAGCGGGCGAACGATAAGTTGCCGGCATTTTCTGAACGTCCCCTGCAGGACGGGCAGCGGGCATTGAGCCTGGTGCGCGAGCGGGCCAAAGAGTGGGATCTTAAACCAGACCAGATCGGTGTGATCGGTTTTTCGGCAGGCGGTCAGGCGGCAGCCCTGGTGACGTCCCGATTTGGCGAACGGGCGTATCCGTCAGAGGATGCGACCGACAAAGTTTCGTGTCGGCCGGACTTCAGCCTGCTGATTTATCCGTGGCGGCTGATGGATGACAAGACCGGAAAACTGAATGAAGTCTTCACGGTTTCGAAGAAGACACCACCGGTGTTCATGGCACATGCGCATGACGATCACGCGACGCCGTTGAGCAGTATTCTGTATTATACGGCTCTCAAAAATAACGGGGTCGGGGCCGAACTGCATATCTATGAGACGGGCGGTCACGGCTACGGGATGCGACCGGTGGCCGATTCGAATGTTGACAGCTGGACCGACCGCGCCGCAGACTGGCTGCGGCTGCGGAAGCTGGCTTCGCCGGAACGCGATTAA